Part of the Sandaracinaceae bacterium genome, GCGGACGGTGACGTGGGAGGAGACGCTGCACCTGATCGAGTACGGGCTCGTGGGCTCGCGCGCGCGAGCGTGCCGCGCGACTGGAGCCCACCGCGCGCCTGGGTCGGCAGCTGGCTCGGCGCAGCCGCGCTCGGCGCGGTCGACGAGCTGATCCAGGCCTGGCTGCCGCACCGCACGGGCGATCTCGGCGACGTCGCCCTCAACGCCGTCGCCGCCGGTATCCCCCTCGTGATCGCGTACGTCCTGTCGGAGCCGCGCGCGCTACCTGCGTGGCTGGGAGGCGCGACGACCGACGCGTCGACGGTGGAGTCCATGGAGTCCACGGTCGACGCGCGCGACGCTCACGAAGGCGACCGAGAGCCGGTGGGTACCCACTCGTAACGCTCGCGGATGCCGAGGCGCCCACCGCCCACACGCGCCAAGCTGACCACCGCGCGATAGTCGGCGTAAGCGAACGTGGCCGCGACGCGCGCATAGCGGGACGCTTGCGTGAACGCGCCGAGGTCGCCCGTGCGCGAAGTCTCCGGGCCGACAGCGACGCGGACCGCGTGTACGCGCTCCGTGAAGCGCGCGTAGGAGTCCTCGGTGGACACCCGACGCCACAGGTCGAGCGCGACCACCTCGCCCGTGGGCCCCACGAACGCGCGTAGCTCGCGGAGCTCGGTCGCGGCGGGGAACGTGCACGCGACGGTGTCCGCGGCCTGGGTGCACGTGGCCTCGTGGGCCTGAGCCCAGGCGAGCACCTGCGCCCCTCCGTCCGCACGCGCCGCGAGCTCGCCAACCGGCGTGAAGCGCATTCGCGCCGAGCCCTCCCCGAGCCGTGGCGCCAGCTGCGCCTGGCGAAACGACTCGCGCGCGGCAGGCGACGCGGGCTGACCCACGGGGCAGTCGACACCATCCCCCAGGCGCGCGAGCAAACCCCGCGCGACGGGGAGATGGAGCGCCGCCCCGAGCGCCAGGACGAGGCCCACGACCAGCCCGCCCGTCCGCAGCGCCTGCCGCGGCGTCATGGGGTGCACGTCGCCTCGGTGAGCGCGTCCGACGAGACCTCGACGATGGGGTCGCGCAGCCCGAGCACGGTCGGCGCGACGGCGTCGATGTCGGCCTGCGCCACACCGGCGGCCTGCATGCCCGCGACGATGTCCTCGATCACCGCGTCGAAGTCACCGTCGCTGATGCCGAGGCCCGCATGCGCCGCGGTCATCGATCGACAGGCGCCGCCGTTCGCGTCCGTCGCCCCGGCGTACTGGACCCCATCGCAGCCGAAGACCTCCTGGACCTGGATCTGGAGGCACTGCACGAGGTGCGTCTGGCCGGCTTCGCCGAGGGCTGCGAAGCGCGACTGGACGCGGCAGTCGCCGAGCAGCTCGGGGACCACGTAGTCGGCGACGACGCCGCCCACGTTGGCGGCGCCGCCGTAGCGTTGGCAGAGGCTCGCGCTGGAGGCGTCCGACTCGACCATCGGGTCGGAGCCGGAGTCACAGCCGGGCGCGAGCGAGAGGAGCGTGACGGCGACGAGCGTCGTCACGCGGAGGAGGAGAGGCGTGTGGAGGTGATGCATGCCACCACCATGGCGCGCCGCCGCGCGGCCTACCTTGATGCCGCGTTCGCCGTTCTTGCTCGCGCGGCGTCTTCGTGATGACGACGATAGGTCGCGGGCGGCTTCCCATAGGCACGCTGAAAGGCGCGGTTGAACGCCGCCTCGGACGCGTACCCCACACGCTCGGCGACGGCCGCGACGACGTCGCCGCTGTCGAGCAGGTCGCGCCGAGCGCGCTGCAGCCTCCAGCGCGTGAGGTAGGCCATGGGCGGCATGCCCATCTGCGCGCGGAAGCGCTCCGCGAAGAGCGTCCGCGACATCCCGGCGCGACGCCCCAGCGTCTCCAGCGTCCACGCGTTCGCGGGCGCTTCGTGGATGGCATAGAGCGCGCGACCGAGGCTCGGGTCCGCGAACGCCGCGATGACGGGGTGCGCGTCGGGACGCTCGAGGGCGCTGCGCAGCGCGTGGATGAAGAGCACCCCGGTGACGCGGTCGACGATGGCCTGCCAGCCGGGCCTACGGTCCGCCATCTCGTGACCCACGGCGCGTGTGGCGGCGTCGATCCACCCGAACCCGCCGCCCTCCGCGGCGGGCACGTGCAGCAGCGACGGGAGGACGTCGAGCACGGGGTGGAGCAGCTCGTCGTCGAACGCGAAGTGGCCGCACACGAGCAGCGTCGTGTCGCCATCGCCGCCATGAACGAGGTCGGTCACGCCGTCGAACGCGAGCTCGTCCAGCACGTCCTGCACGGGGACCACCGGCTCGGTGGGTCGCGAGCGCAGCGCGTGGGTGGCTCCGTGCGGGACGAGCAGCAGGTCGCCAGGAGCCATCGCGACACGAGCGGACGCCGTGTCCACGAACGCGGCACCGCGCACCAGGATGTGGAAGCGCGTGACCCCGACGTTCGCAGGTACGGAGAGGCCCCACGGCTCGCCCAGCGCGGCGCGGAAGTAGAGGGCGCCGCGCATGCGCAACGTCGAGAGCACGTCCGAGAGAGGGTCGAGCATGATGTTCCACGCCGACGTATGCGCGGAGCGCCGTTCTGCTACGCCGCGCGGGGTGCCCGGGTGACCAGGCCGCGCGCTCCGGACGCTGGAGCAAGAGGCGTGGACGCCCGAGCCCTCACGCCACGGGCCGGACGCCATAAGCCGCTCCGACGCGACCCATGTCGGTGTCGCGCCTCGACCCAGGAGCTCCCATGACCTCGACCCTCTCCGCCCTCGTCGCCGCCGCCGCTCTCGCGCTCCTCCAGTGGACGCCGTACATCGCCCAGCGCGCGTTCCTGTGGGGGCTCGGCGACTTCCTCCGCAACTACCCCGAGGGCTTCCCGGCGCGCGAGCCCGAGCCACCGCTGTGGGCGCAACGGGCCAAGCGGGCCCACCTGAACATGGTGGAGAGCTTGCCGAGCTTCACGGCCGTCGTGCTCGCATCGCACGTCGCTGGCACGCCAGACGTGGTCACCGCCACGCCTGCGTTCCTGTTCCTCGTGGCCCGCGTCGCCTATGCGGTCGCGTACACGGCAGGCGTGCCCTTCCTGCGCACCCCCACGTACTTGCTCGGCTGGGGCGCCACGCTCTACATCGCGGCCCAGGCGCTCGGCGGTGGTGCGTGACGGCGTGATACGTTCGCGGCATGCGAACGCTCTCCGTGCTGGTGCGGGCCGTGGGCTCCATCTCGCTGGTCGTGGCGCTGGCCTGTGACGCTGGAGCACCTGCGCCGTTCGAGCCCCGCTGGGCCGGGGTCATCGAGGGCTTCTACGGCGAGCCCTACACGCACGAGGCGCGCCTCCAGGTGATCGACTTCCTCGCGGCGCGCGGCCTCGACACGTACGTGTACGGGCCCAAGGACGACCCCTACCACCGCGACCGCTGGCGCGAGCCGTACCCCACCGACGCGGCGAGTGAGCTTCAGGCGCTGGTGGCCCACGGCACGACGCGCGGCGTGCGGGTGGTGCTCGCCCTCGCACCGGGCAGCGACTACGCCGCCGACGAAGCCGACGAGGCGGCCCTGCGCGCCAAGCTCGACCAGCTGCTCGACATGGGCGCACAGTCCGTGTGCGTGCTCTTCGACGACGTCTCGCCCGGGTCGCCGGCGGCCGAGCCCGAGGTGCAGGTGCGGGCGCTGCGCCTCGCGTACGACCACGTCCGTGCGCGTGACCGAGACGCGACCGTGTGCTTCATCGGGCCCTACTACTTTGGCACGGCAGAGCAGCTGGCGTCGGGCGACACGCCTCCCTTCGCGTTCTCCTACGAGCACCCGTCCGACGCGTACTACGACGCCTACCGCGCGCTCCCGCGCGACATGCCCATCCTGTGGACGGGGCGGCACGTGATCCCCACGACCATCACGGCCGAGGAGGCGCGCGCCATGCGGCGCTTCGTCGGGCGGCCGCTGCTGGTCTGGGACAACGTGCCGGTCAACGACATGGTGCTCACGGGCGACGTGTTCCTGGGACCGTGGCAGCGGCCAGGGGAGCTGCTCGGAGCGACCGACGGCGTGCTGCTGAACCTGATGACGCAGCCGCGCGCGAGCCTCGTCATGGTGGGCGCCGCGGCCCACGCGATGCTCGAAGGGTCCGCACCCGAAGCGGCGTGGACGACCGGAGCCGCCGACGTGGACGCGTTCCTGTCGTCGGGCGACGCGCTGCAGCGCCTCGCGCCGTACTACCGTTCGCACCCGCTGCTCCCCGACACGCGTGACGCGGTGCAGCTCGCGCAGCGCATGGAGACCTTCTGGACCGATCCGAGCGCTGCCAACGAAGCCGCCCTGCGCGAGGAGCTGCTGGCGGCCGAGGCCATCGCCGCAGATGTCGCGACGCTGTCCGACGCCACCCTGATCACGGAGCTGGCCCCCGCTGCCGCGAGCGTGCAGCGCGCCGCCGAGGTCGCGCGCGCCGCGCTGGACGCCGTGCTGGACGCGCGAAACGGCGGAAGCCCGGACCGAGCTGCCCTCGAAGCCCAGCGCGCGGAGCTCCGCACGCTCCGGCCTCAGCCGGGTGGGCACGCCCCCGTGCCGAGCCTCGTGCAGCGCTTCATCTCGGACGGCAGCTCGGTGCGTGTCGACGTGTTCGGGGCGTTCGTGGAGCGGGCGCTCGAGGAGCTCTGACCGCGGCGCGAAAAAGTCGGTCACGAATCGGCAGGCCGTGGCCACTCCCCATGGGGCCCGGGAGCGGGCTGCCATCGGAGGCCCGCCATGCCCGCACACCACGCTCGTCCCTGGACCAGGCGCTTGCTCGCCGCGCTCTGCATGCTCGCGAGCGTCTCCGCCGTCGATGGCACGCCTGTTGCGGCCCAAGGACGCCGTGCGCCCGAGCCTCCTCCCGTCATGCGCATGCGGCGCGCGGTCGATCTCGGCGCAGGGCGGGTCGCGCGGGTGCGCACCGAGATCCCCATGCAGGGCCCTGGTGCGGGCGCGTGGCTGGAGCTGCCGGACGACGTGGTGGTGCCCCTGCACGAGGGCTCCCCGACCGTCGCCACCGCCACCACGGGTCATGGCAGCCTCCTCGTCGCGTTCGCTTCCGAGCGGCTCGAGGGAAGCCCGCGCTTCGCGGTACGACGGGCGGAGCTGGGCGAGGGCGCGCCCCGCGTGGAGGAGGCACGCCCGATCACCCGCCCGAGCGCGCCGCTGGGCTCTGCGTTCGGCGTGGCGGCCACCACGACGCCTGAGGGCTTCACCGTCTTCTTTCAAGAGCTGGACGCGCGCGACCAGTCGCTCGCGCGCACCTTCATGGCCCGGGTCGGCCCGGACGGCGTCCCACGCGGAGCCACCGTCGAGGTGCCCGTGCCGTGGGGCATCGCGGCCGCCGCGTGGAACGGTGCCGGCTACCACCTCGCCCTCAACTACCCAGCGGGCAACGGCGTGCGTCTCAGCATGGTCAGCCTCACCCCAGAAGGGAGCCCGCAGCAGCACCCCGACTGGGCGAGCGCGGCTGGCGTCGTGATGGACGTGCACCTCGCGACCGAAGCGGGGCGCGTGATGGCGTACTTCCGCGGGGGCCCGACGGGTGAGGACCTCCTGGCGGCCGACGTCACCCAGATCGGCCAGTGGGGGCGCGAGCCGCCCGCCCCGCGCCGCGTGAGTCGCCTCGAGTGGGACCAGCTGATCGTCGTCAGTGCCGGAGCGGGGGCGCGAGCCGTGCGCTGAGTCGCGGCGCGCCCGCGTCGTGAAAACCAGACCGGCACCGCGCGTGCCTTACGCCTAGGGCGTCACGCCGCCGTAGGACACGCCCGTCAGGTCCGCGATGTCTCGCTTCCACGTCGTGAGATCCGACAGCGCGAAGTCGCGCAGCGCGTGGTGCCCGCAGGCCCGCGCGAGGACCTGCATCAGCTCTACCGTGGCCTCGAAGAAGCGCGCCAGGCGCTCCGCCGACTTGTCGATCTCGAGGCGCGCGCGCAGGTGATCGCGCTGCGTGGCAATGCCCACCGGGCAGTTGTTGGTGTGGCACGCGCGCATGCCCAGGCAGCCGATGGCCTGCAGCGCCGCGTTGGACACGGCCACGCCGTCCGCGCCCAGGGCGAGGGCCTTCACGAAGTCGGCCTCGGTGCGCAGCCCGCCCGTGATGATGAGCGTGACGTCCGCAGCATTGCGCACGTCGAGGTGCCGTCGCGCCCGCGCCAACGCGACCATGGTGGGCACCGAGATGTTGTCCCGGAAGATGAGCGGCGCCGCCCCCGTCGCGCCACCGCGTCCGTCGAGGATGATGTAGTCCGCCCCCACGTCGAGCGCGAAGTCGATGTCCCGCTCGATGTGCTGCGCGCTGAGCTTGAAGCCCACGGGGATGCCCCCCGAGACCTCGCGCACCTCTTCGGCCACGCGCTTGAAGTCGTCCACCGTGTGCAGGTCCTCGAACGTCGGCGGGCTGATGGCGGGCTGCCCGGGCTCGAGGCCGCGCACGGCCGCGATCTTCGCGCTCACCTTCTTGCCGGGGAGGTGCCCCCCCGTGCCGGTCTTCGCGCCCTGCCCGCCCTTGAAGTGGAAGGCCTGCACGCGCTTCACCTTCTCGATGTCCCAGCCGAACTTGGCCGACGCCAGCTCGTAGAAGTAGCGACCGTTGCTCGCCTGCTCATCGGGCAGCATGCCGCCCTCGCCGCTGCAGATGCCCGTGCCGGCGAGCTCGGCGCCCTTCGCCAGCGCCACCTTGGCCTCCTCGCTCAGCGCCCCGTAGCTCATGTCGCTCACGAACAGGGGGATGGCCAGCTCGAGCGGTCGGCGCGCGCGCGGCCCGATGACCAACTTCGTGTCCACGAGCTCGTCTTCCTGCAGCGGACGCACGGCCAGCTGCGCGGTCAGGAGCTGCACGTCGGACCAACGCGGCAGCTCGGTCAGCGGGACGCCCATCGCGGCGGCCGCGCCGTGGTGGCCCGTCTCGCGCAGCCCATCGCGGGCGAGCCCCTGGATGTACCCGTTGAAGGGCTCCTCGGGCGCGCCGTGGGGGTCTTGGTACAGCCCCAGGTACGTCTTGCGGTCGTAGGGCTGCGGGTGCTCCGCCGCGAACGCGCGCACCTCGGCCTCATCGACCCACACGGCGTCATGGTCGTGGTCCACGCGCGCAGAGAACCTGTGCAGCGCCTCGCGGTTGTCGTACGCGCTCACCCCCGTGTCCAAGCGGTAGTCCCAGCCGTGCAGACCGCAGATGAGGTTCTCCCCCTGCACGTGCCCGTCGGACATGAGGGCGCCACGGTGCAAGCAGCGCCCATAGAGCACGCTCACCGCGTCGTCGTAGCGGATCACCACCAGGTCCACGTCCGCTACGAGCGCATAAGCGGGCGCGCGGTCCTCGAGCGCGGAGTACGACGCGACGCGCACGGGTCGCTGCATGGTGTCGGTCTCGGTCATGGCGCCAGCCTACACGATGGCGCGCGAGTGACCTGCGCGTACGCAAACGTCACGCGGCTGCCACGCGCGTGTGGCGCTGCTCACCCACCCTCGCGGCATGATGAACATACAGGTGCGCGTCCCCGCGCTCTTCGCCCTGTGCGCGGTCCTGGCCTCTCCCCTGAGCACCTCGGGGTGCGAGGAACGTGTCATCCCGGTGACCCAAGCGAGCATGTGCCAAGAGGTCGTGCTGCCCGCGGTGAACGTGGCGCGTGGCCCCTTCACGCTCGAAGGCTTCCCCCTGCTCCACCCAGAGGTCGACGACGAAGGCGTGGTGCGCTTCCGCGCGCCGTCCGTGCTGCGCGAGACCGAGCTGACGCTGCACGACCGCCGCGGCACGCTCGTGCAGCGCGTGGTGGTCTCCCCGGACGCGAGCCAGGTGGACGACGCGCTCGGGCTGGTACCCGGCTGTGGTCCGTTCGCGCACGGCGTGGCTTCGGGCGACCCGGCGCCCGAGCGCGTCTACCTCTGGACCCGCGTGACGCCGAGCAACGCGTCGCAGGCCGAAGAGGTGCGCTGGGAGGTTGCCGAGTCGCTCGCCTTCACGACGCGGGTGGCGGAGGGCGCCGTCATGGCGGAGCCGAGCGCGGACCACACCGTGCAGGTCGAGGTGACGGGGCTTCAGCCGGGGCGCACATACTACTACCGCTTCACCAGCGCCGCCGGTGAGCGCTCCGAGCTCGGTCGCACACGCACCACGCCAACGGACGCGAGCGTCGGGGTGCGGCTCGGGGTGATCTCCTGCAGCAGCATCTACTCGGGCTACTTCAACGCCTACCAGCGGCTCGCCGAGCGGGACGACCTCGACGCCATCGTCCACCTCGGGGACTACCTCTACGACTTCGTCGACGACGAGGAGCGCGTGCGCGTGCCGGTCCCCGAGCCCGCCGTGCCCGACGACGTGGTGACCTGGCGCGCCCGCCACGCCTACTACCTCAGCGACCCCAACCTGCGTGCGGCGCGGGCCGCCATGCCATGGGTGATGATCTGGGACAACCACGACCTCGACCAGCGGGCGCTCGACTTCGGTGGTGGTCTCGCAGCGTACCGAGAGTGGAACGCGATCAGCCCACCGCGTGTCGGCGACGCTGACTCCATCGGCTATCGCACGCTGAGCTTCGGCCCCCTGCTGGACATCATCATCACGGACGTGTTGCTGCACCGCGGCGAGGGCAACGTCGCTGGCACCGAGGAGCCCAGCATCCTCGGTGAGACCCAGTTCGCGTGGCTCACGGGAGAGATCGAGCGCTCGCAGGCGGTCTGGCGGGTCATCGGCTCGCAGAAGATCGTCGCGCCCATCGAAGGTGGCCTCGCGCTGCTGGGTGGCTCCACATGGGACGCGTACGAAGCCTCACGCGCGCAGCTGTTCGGCTTCCTCGCGGACGGCGGCCACAGCGACAACGTGTTCATCAGCGGCGACGCCCACATCACCGTCGCCAGCGACCTGCCCGACCCGCGCGAAGGCGCACCGACGTACGACCCGGCCACCGGCGCGGGCTCGGTCGGGGTCGAGCTAATGCCCGGCAGCATCAGCCGCGGCAACGTCGACGAGTCCGTCAACGGCGTGATGAGCCTGGTGAACGCCCTCGACCGCGGCGCGCGCAGCAGCAACCCGCAGTTCGCGTTCCTGGACCTGGTGCGCCACGGCTATGGGCTGCTGCACGTGACGGCCGAGCAGATGCGCGCGGAGCTGTGGTACTCGCCCATCCTGGAGGTCAGCGACAGTGAAGAGCTGGGGGGCGCGCTCGAGGTGCATCGCGGGGAGAACCACTGGCGCCGCCCCGTAGAGCTGCCGGCCACGCCCGACACCCCGTGAGAGTTCACGACCGACCCATGAAAAAAGCCCCCGGCGCGTAGCCGGGGGCTCTCTCAGCGAGAAACGGTTGGGCTCAGAAGCCCATGCCGCCCATGCCGCCCATACCACCCATGCCGCCCATGCCGGCCGCCGCGGCAGCGCCGCCGTCGTCCTTCTCGGGCTCCTCGGCGATGAGCGCCTGCGTGGTGAGCATCAGGCCAGCCACGGAGCCGGCGTTCTGCAGCGCGGTGCGGACCACCTTGGCGGGGTCGATGACGCCAGCCTTGAGCAGATCCTCGTAGACCTCGGTGCGGGCGTTGAAGCCGTTGCCGCCCTTGGCCTTGCGCACCTCGTTGACCACCACGGAAGCCTCGTGGCCCGCGTTGGCGGCGATCTGACGCAGGGGCTCCTCGATGGCGCGGCGGATGATGGTGACGCCCACCATCTGCTCGGGCGAGAGCTCCAGCTTGTCGAGCGCGGCCTGCGCACGGATGAGCGCGACGCCGCCACCGGGCACGACGCCCTCTTCGACCGCGGCGCGGGTCGCGTTGAGCGCGTCCTCGACCAGGTCCTTCTTCTCCTTCATCTCGATCTCGCTCGCGGCGCCGACCTTGATGACGGCCACGCCACCGGCGAGCTTCGCCAGACGCTCCTGGAGCTTCTCGCGATCGTAGTCGCTGGTGGTGTTCTCGATCTCGCGGCGGATCTGCTCGACGCGACCGGTGATGTCGGCCTTCTTGCCCTTACCGCCCACGATGGTGGTGTTGTCCTTGTCCATCGTGATGGTCTTGGCGTGACCCAGCGAGCTGAGCGTCACGTTCTCGAGCTGCATGCCCAGGTCCTCGCTGATGACCTCGGCGCCGGTGAGCACCGCGATGTCCTGCAGCATGGCCTTGCGGCGGTCGCCGAAGCCCGGCGCCTTGACGGCGGCCACGTTGAGCGCGCCGCGCAGCTTGTTGACCACCAGGGCCGCCAGGGCCTCGCCCTCGATGTCCTCGGCGATGATGACGAGCGGCTTCTGCGCGCGCGCCACGGCCTCGAGCACCGGGATGAGGTCCTTCATCGACGAGATCTTCTTCTCGTTGATGAGGATGTAGGCGTCCTCCAGGATGACCTGCATCTTCTCCTGGTTGGTGACGAAGTACGGCGAGAGGTAGCCGCGGTCGAACTGCATGCCCTCGACGACCTCGAGCTCGCTCTCGAGCCCCTTGGCCTCTTCGATGGTGATGACGCCCTCTTCGCCGACCTTCGCCATGGCCTTGGCCAGCATCTCGCCGACCTCTTCGTTGCCGTTGGCGGACACGGTGCCGACCTGGACGATCTCCTCGGTGCCCTTGACCTTCTTGGCGATGCGGGCGATCTCGGTGGTGAGCGCGCCAACGGCGGCGTCGATGCCGCGCTTGATCTCCATCGGGTTGTGCCCGGCGGCGACCATGCGCGCGCCCTCACGGTAGATGGACTGCGCCAGGACGGTGGCGGTGGTGGTGCCGTCGCCCGCGACGTCGTTGGTCTTGGAGGCGACCTCCTTCACCATCTGGGCGCCCATGTTCTCGAACTTGCAGGAGAGCTCGATCTCCTTGGCAACCGAGACGCCGTCCTTGGTGACGCGGGGCGCGCCGAAGCTCTTCTCGAGCAGGACGTTGCGGCCCTTGGGGCCCAGGGTGACCTTGACGGCGTTCGCCAGGGCGTCGACGCCGGCCAGGATGCGCTTCTGCGCGCTTGCATCAAAAAGAATCTGCTTTGCAGCCATGGTTCAGTCTCCTCCGTCGAGTCAGTCGAGAATCGCGAGAATGTCCGACTCGCGCATGATGATGTAGTCCTTGCCGTCGAGCTTCACTTCGGTGCCCGAGTACTTGCCGAAGAGGACGCGGTCGCCCTTCTTCACGGTCAGCGCGCGGACCTTGCCGTCGTCGCCCACGGCACCATTCCCTACCGCCACGATCTTCGCCTCGATGGGCTTCTCCTTGGCGGTGTCGGGGATGATGATGCCGCCTTTGGTCTTCTTCTCTTCTTCCACGCGCTCCAGGAGCACGCGATCCTGTAGGGGTCGGATCTTCATCGCAGAGTCACCTCGGTTGAGTCGTTGTGCGCGGCGGTGGCCGGAGCGGCCGCGAGCCCGCGCGGGATGCCTCTGATAAACACCCGGGGCCGTCGGGGCAAGGGGGTTTGATGAACTTTTTGGCACTCGCCACCCCCGAGTGCTGCTTTTCGCGGCCCCTGCCGCGCGCCCCGGGCGAGCACGTCGAGGAGACCGAGCGGCCCCCGCGGATTCCTCCATACCCCCCCCGCTCAGGGCTGCGTGTATCCCCCGGCCCCGCGCCGTTCGGCGCCACGGCGCCGGGCTCGGAGCAAACGGACGGCGACGGCTGGGGCGAGTCAGGACCGCCGCCTCGAAACGCGCATGAAAAAGCCCCTGCGCGGGGAGCGCAGGGGCTTTGCTGGCGGACGCGGGAGGACTCGAACCTCCAACCCCCGGTTCCGTAGACCGGTGCTCTATCCATTGAGCCACGCGTCCAGCGAGTCGCGCACTTTAGTCGTCCAAGCCCGCTCGTCAAGCGAAGTTGGCGCCCGAAGCGCACTTGGCGGAGAGGAAGGGATTCGAACCCCCGGTACAGGTTTTGCCCGTACGATCGCTTAGCAAGCGATTGCCTTCGACCACTCGGCCACCTCTCCAAGAATGTTGTCAATCCACGCGCCTCCCGGAGACCGGTCGGCAGGGGCGGGTTCTTAGCCCCCTGCCCCCGGCGTGTCAATCCTCGATCAACGCGAAGCCGCTGGCTCGCCCTTCTGTCGCGCCCGCAGGGCCCGAAAGAACGACGAGAGCTGCTCGGCGCACTCGCCGGCCAGCACCCCGCCGACCCCCTCGAAGCGGTGATTGAGGCGGGGGTCGTCTCCGAGCTGATAGAGGGTGCGCGTCGCGCCGGCCTTCGGGTCGTCCGCGCCCCACACCACACGCCGCACGCGCCCGTTGACCATCGCCCCGGCGCACATGGGGCAGGGCTCGAGCGTCACGTACATGCACACGTCGTCGAGGCGGAAGGTGCCCAGGCGCGCGGCGGCGGCCCGCAGCGCGATGAGCTCGGCGTGGGCCGTGGGGTCCTGGCTGCGCTCCCGCAGGTTGCGCCCCACCGCGATGATCTCGCCCGCCCGCACCGCCACGGCGCCCACTGGCACCTCGCCTTGGTCCGCGGCCAGCGCGGCCTGAGCCATTGCGGCGCGCATGAAGTCTTCGTCCATGGTCGGCTGTGGATAGCAGGTTCCGACGCAACGCGCGCGCCCACGACCCTCCGATCGCTCAGTAGTCTCCGCTGTCCACCTTGCCGCGCCCCCGCTTGACCTCGGAGCGCTGGCTCTTGCCCTCGAGGCGCCGCCGCACAGCGCCCTTGCTGGGCTTGGTGGGGCGCCGGCGCTTGGGCACGACCGTGGCCGAGAGCACCAGCTGCTGGAGCCGCACGCGCGCGTCCTCCAGATTGCGCTGCTGGCTGCGGGTCACGTCGCTCACCACCCGGATGGACCCGTCCTGATTCAGGCGCTGCCCCGCGAGCTGCTCGAGCCGGAGGCGCACGGCGCCGGGGAGCTCGGCGGCGTCCAGGTCGAGGCGCAGCTCCACCTTGGTGGAGACCTTGTTCACGTTCTGCCCG contains:
- the groES gene encoding co-chaperone GroES; amino-acid sequence: MKIRPLQDRVLLERVEEEKKTKGGIIIPDTAKEKPIEAKIVAVGNGAVGDDGKVRALTVKKGDRVLFGKYSGTEVKLDGKDYIIMRESDILAILD
- a CDS encoding nucleoside deaminase — its product is MRAAMAQAALAADQGEVPVGAVAVRAGEIIAVGRNLRERSQDPTAHAELIALRAAAARLGTFRLDDVCMYVTLEPCPMCAGAMVNGRVRRVVWGADDPKAGATRTLYQLGDDPRLNHRFEGVGGVLAGECAEQLSSFFRALRARQKGEPAASR
- the arfB gene encoding aminoacyl-tRNA hydrolase, encoding MSDDLVIDARITVPGSALSWSAARASGPGGQNVNKVSTKVELRLDLDAAELPGAVRLRLEQLAGQRLNQDGSIRVVSDVTRSQQRNLEDARVRLQQLVLSATVVPKRRRPTKPSKGAVRRRLEGKSQRSEVKRGRGKVDSGDY